The following coding sequences are from one Deinococcus aerius window:
- a CDS encoding PilT/PilU family type 4a pilus ATPase, producing the protein MSVLQALLGVMVKAGASDIHLRAGSAPAARVNGDIMRFGNDRLRPEHVEEFAREMMNRPGLWEEFRNRRDADFAYGVPGVARFRVNAYYQRGTVGLIMRVIEDKAIPSFADLGLPADTFEGLTSHERGLILVTGPTGSGKTTTLASMIDHINANNPVNIVTLEDPIEVLHADKTAMISQRELGGDTLSFAAGLRAAMRQDPDVILIGEMRDKETVEAALSAAQTGHLVFSTLHTQDAIRTVNRIIDFFAPHERDQIRLGLSESIVGVVSQRLLPRKGGGRVLGMEIMLGTPTIRECIKDQNRTEEIKQALQEGGMSGMHTFDQHLARLVEDGLMTEEDALQSATSPHELKLSLMKRQFA; encoded by the coding sequence ATGAGCGTCTTACAGGCCCTATTGGGCGTCATGGTCAAAGCGGGAGCGAGCGATATCCACCTGCGGGCGGGCAGCGCCCCGGCGGCGCGCGTGAACGGGGACATCATGCGCTTCGGCAACGACCGGCTGCGTCCCGAACACGTCGAGGAGTTCGCCCGCGAGATGATGAACCGCCCCGGCCTGTGGGAGGAGTTCCGCAACCGCCGCGACGCCGACTTCGCCTACGGGGTGCCGGGGGTCGCCCGCTTCCGGGTGAACGCCTACTACCAGCGCGGCACCGTGGGCCTGATCATGCGCGTGATCGAGGACAAAGCCATCCCCAGCTTCGCCGACCTCGGCCTGCCCGCCGACACCTTCGAGGGGCTGACCTCACACGAGCGCGGCCTGATCCTGGTGACCGGCCCCACCGGCTCGGGCAAGACGACCACGCTCGCCTCCATGATCGATCATATCAACGCCAATAACCCGGTCAACATCGTGACGCTCGAAGACCCCATCGAGGTCCTGCACGCCGACAAGACCGCCATGATCTCCCAGCGCGAGTTGGGCGGCGACACCCTGAGTTTCGCGGCTGGCCTGCGCGCCGCCATGCGTCAGGACCCCGACGTGATCCTGATCGGCGAGATGCGCGACAAGGAGACGGTCGAGGCCGCCCTCTCCGCCGCGCAGACCGGGCACCTCGTCTTTTCGACGCTGCACACGCAGGACGCCATCCGCACCGTGAACCGCATCATCGACTTCTTCGCCCCGCACGAGCGCGACCAGATTCGCCTGGGGCTCTCGGAGAGCATCGTCGGCGTGGTCAGCCAGCGCCTGCTGCCGCGCAAAGGCGGGGGCCGGGTGCTGGGCATGGAGATCATGCTGGGCACCCCCACCATCCGCGAGTGCATCAAGGACCAGAATCGCACCGAGGAGATCAAGCAGGCCCTTCAGGAGGGCGGCATGAGCGGCATGCACACCTTCGACCAGCACCTCGCCCGCCTGGTCGAGGACGGCCTGATGACCGAGGAGGACGCCCTCCAGTCCGCCACCAGCCCCCACGAACTCAAGCTGAGCCTGATGAAGCGCCAGTTCGCGTAG
- a CDS encoding type II toxin-antitoxin system PemK/MazF family toxin has protein sequence MRRRREEVTDIGRGDILLVDFAPAQAGEADNTRPAVVITNDVANEHSPAIVVVPLTSKTGRIYPFELFLPASRTGLDQDSKAQAQLIRHVSKARIRRSLGHLPADLMIELDERVRGHLGL, from the coding sequence GTGAGGCGTCGCCGCGAGGAAGTCACGGACATTGGACGCGGCGACATTCTCCTCGTTGACTTCGCCCCTGCTCAAGCAGGTGAGGCTGACAACACGCGTCCTGCTGTAGTCATCACCAACGACGTAGCCAATGAGCATTCCCCCGCTATCGTCGTGGTTCCGCTGACCAGCAAAACGGGCCGCATCTATCCCTTCGAGTTGTTCCTCCCCGCCAGCCGTACCGGCCTCGACCAAGACAGCAAAGCTCAAGCACAGCTCATACGGCATGTCAGCAAGGCCAGAATCCGCCGCAGCCTCGGCCACCTTCCCGCCGACCTGATGATCGAACTGGACGAGCGGGTGCGGGGGCATCTGGGATTGTGA
- a CDS encoding CopG family transcriptional regulator, whose product MTRAEKVTVSLPPALLRFVTRYQESHNLSRSEVIQQALAALQKAELARAYRESAEELMADPLFDLDSGHGLSPDDEAKW is encoded by the coding sequence ATGACCAGAGCAGAGAAGGTAACTGTCAGCCTCCCACCCGCTCTCCTGCGCTTCGTCACCCGGTATCAAGAGAGCCACAACCTGAGCCGCAGCGAGGTTATCCAACAGGCCCTGGCCGCCTTGCAGAAGGCGGAGTTGGCCCGTGCCTACAGAGAGTCCGCCGAGGAGCTGATGGCCGATCCCCTGTTCGATCTGGATAGCGGACACGGCCTATCGCCCGACGACGAGGCCAAGTGGTGA
- a CDS encoding DUF488 domain-containing protein has translation MTPPPLLTLGYEGADLDAFLGTLSGHSVTLLVDTRERAQSRRRGYSKTALGLALKERGIGYLHLRALGTPPSLRKEYRLSGDFGLLERGYNAHLATQGEALDQLGELATRERVCLLCFEADPGACHRSLIARRLQTLGLVGEVEHLHVPGQSSLSL, from the coding sequence GTGACGCCCCCTCCCCTCCTCACCCTCGGCTACGAGGGGGCCGACCTGGACGCCTTCCTCGGCACGCTTTCCGGGCACAGCGTCACCCTGCTTGTGGACACCCGCGAGCGGGCGCAGAGCCGCCGCCGGGGCTACAGCAAGACGGCGCTGGGGCTGGCGCTGAAGGAACGCGGCATCGGCTACCTGCACCTCCGGGCGCTCGGCACTCCGCCCAGCCTCCGCAAGGAGTATCGCCTGAGCGGAGACTTCGGGCTGCTGGAAAGGGGCTACAACGCCCACCTCGCCACCCAGGGGGAGGCGCTGGACCAGCTCGGCGAGCTGGCGACGCGGGAGAGGGTCTGCCTGCTGTGCTTCGAGGCCGACCCCGGCGCCTGCCACCGCTCCCTGATCGCCCGGCGACTCCAGACCCTGGGGCTGGTGGGCGAGGTCGAGCATCTGCACGTGCCGGGTCAGTCCTCATTGTCCCTATAA
- a CDS encoding N-acetylmuramoyl-L-alanine amidase, protein MKPRAILLSSSLLCGVAGSWAEAQTDPFQRTAPAQVAPNLRNTSPGASYPAATAKAPVASSPASTAGAIFGNPRTSSDGSQTRVVFDLAPGVNYTLAPTFGGLRLDVQGARVLPAVSAPLGASVSEYRAGGGQVTLVTPFPLSLTDGWRASEATVASGARVLILEFGPTLSGGASPALRAVVHTSVPASTPAVTLALTAPVNSTLADQLPPGDAVPPPPRGSLPPPAPALPDHDTEKPSALAGQAQGAAQAGALLGAPRVGKNPGLTRVVLDLPPGAAYRLVPTGVALRVEVTGVSAAALAGQNISPEVRAWRYEPTAGGVNVTLLTGTPLTGRSGWRAQLVPPLEGSDRSRLAIDFSPALADLTPLKPGERVVAAVPPLQTMRGTALLASFATMVQPRVVIDPGHGGRDPGAVGSITEKQVTLDVALRVRDLLRAAGVDAVLTRDSDRELHPDKTTDLSMRAAMGTPGTQLFLSIHVNSMPPQNALRGYGVETWWNPNHPLSSNFAALIEKNVVSVTGAFPQGLKSGRSLAVLRNSRIPAALVEIGYTSHPVDGLNLKDNNYLDRVALGIAQGIREALMTGTTASGAVLGAAK, encoded by the coding sequence ATGAAGCCGCGTGCCATCTTGCTCTCATCTTCATTGCTGTGCGGTGTGGCGGGGTCCTGGGCTGAGGCGCAGACCGACCCCTTCCAGCGCACCGCCCCGGCTCAGGTTGCGCCCAATCTCAGAAACACGTCCCCGGGTGCGTCGTACCCGGCGGCAACGGCGAAGGCGCCCGTGGCCAGCAGCCCGGCGAGTACAGCGGGCGCGATCTTCGGCAATCCGCGAACCAGCAGCGACGGCAGCCAGACGCGGGTGGTGTTCGACCTGGCGCCCGGCGTGAACTACACCCTGGCGCCGACCTTCGGGGGGTTGCGGCTGGACGTTCAGGGGGCACGGGTGCTGCCCGCCGTGAGCGCGCCGCTGGGAGCGAGCGTCAGCGAGTACCGCGCCGGGGGGGGTCAGGTCACGCTGGTCACCCCCTTTCCGCTGTCCCTGACCGACGGCTGGCGGGCGAGCGAGGCGACGGTGGCGTCGGGCGCGCGGGTCCTGATCCTGGAGTTCGGGCCGACGCTGTCGGGCGGGGCGAGCCCGGCCCTGCGCGCCGTGGTCCACACCTCCGTGCCCGCCAGCACGCCCGCCGTGACCCTGGCGCTGACGGCCCCGGTGAACTCCACCCTGGCCGACCAGTTGCCTCCCGGCGACGCGGTGCCCCCGCCCCCGCGCGGCAGCCTGCCGCCCCCCGCTCCGGCCCTGCCCGACCATGACACTGAAAAGCCCAGCGCCCTCGCTGGTCAGGCCCAGGGGGCGGCGCAGGCGGGCGCCCTGCTGGGCGCGCCCCGCGTGGGCAAGAACCCCGGCCTGACGCGGGTGGTCCTCGACCTGCCGCCGGGGGCCGCGTACCGCCTGGTGCCCACGGGGGTGGCGCTGCGGGTGGAGGTGACGGGGGTTTCGGCGGCGGCCCTGGCCGGACAGAACATCAGCCCGGAGGTGCGGGCCTGGCGCTACGAGCCCACCGCCGGGGGCGTCAACGTGACGCTGCTGACCGGCACACCGCTCACCGGACGCAGCGGGTGGCGCGCCCAGCTCGTGCCGCCGCTGGAGGGCAGCGACCGCTCGCGCCTCGCCATCGACTTCTCGCCCGCCCTGGCGGACCTCACGCCGCTGAAGCCGGGGGAGCGGGTGGTCGCCGCCGTGCCGCCCCTCCAGACCATGAGGGGGACGGCGCTCCTCGCCTCCTTCGCCACAATGGTGCAGCCCCGGGTGGTGATCGACCCGGGGCACGGCGGGCGTGATCCGGGCGCCGTCGGCTCGATCACCGAGAAACAGGTCACCCTCGACGTGGCCCTGCGGGTGCGGGACCTGCTGCGGGCGGCGGGGGTGGACGCGGTGCTCACGCGCGACAGCGACCGGGAACTGCACCCCGACAAGACCACCGACCTCAGCATGCGGGCGGCGATGGGCACGCCGGGCACCCAGCTCTTCCTGAGCATCCACGTCAACTCCATGCCCCCGCAAAACGCCCTGCGCGGCTACGGCGTGGAGACGTGGTGGAACCCCAACCACCCGCTGTCGAGCAACTTCGCGGCCCTGATCGAGAAGAACGTCGTGTCTGTGACGGGCGCGTTTCCGCAGGGGCTCAAGAGTGGGCGTTCGCTGGCGGTGCTGCGCAACAGCCGGATTCCGGCCGCCCTCGTCGAGATTGGCTACACCAGCCACCCCGTGGACGGCCTGAACCTCAAGGACAACAACTACCTCGACCGGGTGGCGCTCGGCATCGCGCAGGGCATCCGCGAGGCCCTCATGACGGGGACGACGGCGAGCGGGGCAGTGCTGGGCGCGGCGAAGTAG
- a CDS encoding AbrB/MazE/SpoVT family DNA-binding domain-containing protein, with amino-acid sequence MRKRLTAVGKSRAVILPKELLELYGFTDEVEIEPAEGGLMLRPARKGMSFEEAADRVFEERDELLRRLSQA; translated from the coding sequence ATGCGTAAGCGCCTCACAGCGGTTGGCAAATCCCGCGCCGTCATCCTCCCCAAGGAGTTGCTGGAGCTGTACGGGTTCACCGACGAGGTCGAGATTGAACCGGCGGAGGGCGGCCTGATGCTGCGGCCCGCGCGGAAGGGCATGAGCTTTGAGGAGGCCGCGGACCGCGTGTTCGAGGAGCGCGACGAGCTGCTCAGGCGGCTCAGTCAGGCGTGA
- the dnaE gene encoding DNA polymerase III subunit alpha, translated as MTAPAETAPHIHLPDGSCCGPKKFAHLHQHTQYSLLDGAAKLGDLLKWVKEVTPTDPACAMTDHGNMHGAVHFYNYASGMGVKPILGYEAYVVPGFGTRRDKKPGVSGEKGIFHLTLLARDFTGYQNLCRLSSRGYTEGYYYKPRIDHELLQEHHKGVIAFSGCLGSEVQQLLLQGREDEARARLLWYRDLFGENYFIEIQDHGLPEQRKNNPILKAWAQELGIGLVATNDGHYVKKTDATAHETLLAIQTKATLADENRFKFPCDEFYVKGLDEMQKALPVSEWGEEPFDNTALIAGMCNVDLPVGKKRVYQMPALPIPEGRTMAEELRVQTYRGTVKRYPAHATEGLLRDYAQRSLKALGPEDTARVLARVNGCDATTCDLETLFTLLAFMGSEWEARGKAAGEKYTKYPALEVMEAEAEAGQLPAYAHEDCRRARQKDSDTAIELDPEADDSETTKAHHTHALVILRRAEYELSVINNMGFPDYFLIVADYIGWAKDQGISVGPGRGSGAGSLVAYAIRITNLDPLEFELLFERFLNPDRISMPDFDIDFNDARRGEVIQYVQQKYGDDKVAQIATFGTMASKACLKDVARVMGLEYAKVDKVSKLIPIKFGKSYSLEQAREAVPDIQQMLEEDAQLKEAYEFAQKLEGLTRHASVHAAGVVIGKTQLTDLVPVMRDTSGEGMVCQYDMKAVEDIGLIKMDFLGLRTLSFLDEAKRIMRESRGIEIDFDAIPFDDEKTFELLSRGDTKGVFQLEGAGIADASRRLKPRRLADIIALSALYRPGPMENIPTYVRRHHGVEEVDYVKDGFPNSAQWLEKILAETYGIPVYQEQIMQIASEVAGYSLGGADLLRRAMGKKDAEEMKRQRQLFVDGAEKNGVPKDEGNKLFDLLDAFANYGFNKSHSAAYGVITYQTAWLKANYPVEFMAALLTVERRDSDKVAEYVSDARKMDVRVLPPDINRSSADFAVQGEEILFGLYAIKGLGEAAVQKILEERERGGAYKSLADFCSRLGNRVCNRKAMESLIKSGAFDRFGERRQLAESLEDALTWAQGAAAMASSGMDALFGMSETAPEPRLRTGVEPYTDLQRLAVEKESLGLYISGHPLEQHEGLREAASCRISDLDAWFTTQNVAPGKRVKAVLAGMIESVVKKPTKSGGMMARFILADESGQTELVAFSRAYDRIQEKLINDTPALVIVELESEDGGLRAIAEEVVTVEQLAEVPKVMYVTINLETASPDAVGEFQSVLDEHAGTMPTYLRLETPEQFVLYQLDHNMGSPEAIRVLNDTFPWASAYLAYDQGTILSRFAPKPPAWANKQGGRGMQA; from the coding sequence ATGACCGCGCCCGCCGAGACTGCTCCTCATATTCACCTGCCGGACGGCTCCTGCTGCGGCCCGAAGAAGTTCGCGCACCTGCATCAGCACACCCAGTACAGCCTTCTGGACGGCGCGGCCAAGCTGGGGGACCTCCTGAAGTGGGTCAAGGAGGTCACGCCCACCGACCCGGCCTGCGCCATGACCGACCACGGCAACATGCACGGGGCGGTCCACTTCTACAACTACGCGAGCGGCATGGGCGTCAAGCCGATCCTGGGCTACGAGGCCTACGTCGTCCCCGGTTTCGGCACCCGGCGCGACAAGAAGCCCGGTGTGAGCGGTGAGAAGGGCATCTTTCACCTGACGCTCCTCGCCCGCGACTTTACGGGCTATCAGAACCTCTGCCGCCTGAGTTCGCGCGGCTACACCGAGGGCTACTACTACAAGCCGCGCATCGACCACGAGTTGCTTCAGGAACACCACAAGGGCGTGATCGCCTTCTCCGGCTGCCTGGGGTCGGAGGTGCAGCAACTCCTGCTCCAGGGGCGCGAGGACGAGGCGCGGGCACGCCTGCTGTGGTACCGCGACCTCTTCGGCGAGAACTACTTCATCGAGATTCAGGACCACGGCCTGCCCGAGCAGCGGAAGAACAACCCCATCCTGAAGGCCTGGGCGCAGGAACTCGGCATCGGCCTGGTCGCCACGAACGACGGGCACTACGTCAAGAAGACGGACGCGACCGCCCACGAGACGCTGCTCGCCATCCAGACCAAGGCGACCCTCGCCGACGAGAACCGCTTCAAGTTCCCCTGCGACGAGTTCTACGTGAAGGGCCTGGACGAGATGCAGAAGGCCCTGCCGGTTTCCGAGTGGGGCGAGGAGCCCTTCGACAACACGGCGCTGATCGCGGGGATGTGCAATGTCGACCTGCCCGTGGGCAAGAAGCGCGTGTATCAGATGCCCGCCCTGCCGATCCCCGAGGGCCGCACGATGGCCGAGGAATTGCGGGTGCAGACGTACCGGGGCACGGTGAAGCGGTATCCGGCGCACGCGACGGAGGGGCTGCTGCGCGACTACGCTCAGCGGTCCCTGAAGGCGCTCGGGCCAGAGGATACGGCCCGTGTCCTCGCCCGGGTCAACGGCTGCGACGCCACGACCTGCGACCTCGAAACCCTCTTCACCCTCCTCGCCTTCATGGGCAGCGAGTGGGAGGCGCGCGGCAAGGCAGCGGGGGAGAAGTACACGAAATACCCGGCGCTGGAAGTGATGGAAGCGGAGGCCGAGGCAGGTCAGCTTCCCGCCTACGCCCACGAGGACTGCCGCCGTGCCCGTCAGAAGGACAGCGACACGGCCATCGAACTCGACCCGGAAGCCGACGACTCGGAAACCACGAAGGCCCACCACACCCACGCCCTCGTCATCCTGCGCCGCGCGGAATACGAACTCTCGGTCATCAACAACATGGGCTTCCCCGACTACTTCCTGATCGTCGCCGACTACATAGGCTGGGCGAAGGATCAGGGCATCAGCGTGGGACCGGGGCGCGGGTCGGGCGCGGGGTCGCTCGTCGCGTACGCCATCCGCATCACCAACCTCGATCCCCTCGAATTCGAGCTGTTGTTCGAGCGGTTCCTGAACCCCGACCGCATCTCCATGCCCGACTTCGACATCGACTTCAACGATGCCCGGCGCGGGGAGGTCATCCAGTACGTGCAGCAGAAGTACGGGGACGACAAGGTGGCCCAGATCGCCACCTTCGGGACGATGGCGAGCAAGGCGTGCCTCAAGGACGTAGCGCGCGTGATGGGGCTGGAGTACGCCAAGGTGGACAAGGTCTCCAAGCTCATCCCCATCAAGTTCGGCAAGTCGTACTCGCTGGAGCAGGCCCGCGAGGCGGTGCCAGACATCCAGCAGATGCTGGAGGAGGACGCCCAGCTCAAGGAGGCCTACGAGTTCGCCCAGAAGCTGGAGGGCCTGACCCGCCACGCCTCCGTCCACGCGGCGGGCGTGGTGATCGGCAAGACCCAGCTCACCGACCTCGTGCCCGTGATGCGCGACACCTCGGGCGAGGGCATGGTCTGCCAGTACGACATGAAGGCCGTGGAGGACATCGGCCTGATCAAGATGGACTTCCTGGGGCTGCGGACCCTGTCCTTCCTGGATGAAGCCAAGCGCATCATGCGCGAGTCGCGCGGGATCGAGATCGACTTCGACGCGATCCCCTTCGACGACGAGAAGACCTTCGAACTCCTCTCGCGCGGCGACACCAAGGGCGTCTTCCAGCTCGAAGGCGCGGGCATCGCCGACGCCTCCCGCCGCCTCAAGCCCCGCCGCCTCGCCGACATCATCGCCCTCTCGGCGCTCTACCGCCCCGGCCCGATGGAGAACATCCCCACCTACGTCCGCCGCCACCACGGGGTCGAGGAGGTGGATTACGTCAAGGACGGTTTCCCCAACTCCGCGCAGTGGTTGGAAAAGATTCTGGCCGAAACGTATGGCATCCCCGTCTACCAGGAGCAGATCATGCAGATCGCTTCTGAAGTGGCGGGCTACTCGCTGGGCGGCGCCGACTTGCTCCGCCGAGCGATGGGTAAAAAAGACGCTGAGGAGATGAAGCGTCAGCGGCAGTTGTTCGTGGACGGGGCAGAAAAGAATGGAGTTCCAAAGGACGAAGGTAACAAATTATTTGACCTGCTGGATGCCTTTGCGAACTACGGCTTTAATAAGAGTCATAGCGCCGCATATGGCGTCATTACTTATCAGACAGCTTGGTTGAAAGCAAATTACCCGGTCGAGTTCATGGCCGCCCTCCTCACTGTCGAGCGCCGCGATTCCGACAAGGTGGCCGAGTACGTCTCCGACGCCCGCAAGATGGACGTGCGGGTGCTGCCGCCAGACATCAACCGCTCCTCGGCGGACTTCGCGGTGCAGGGCGAGGAGATCCTCTTCGGGCTGTACGCGATCAAGGGGCTGGGCGAGGCGGCGGTGCAGAAGATCCTGGAGGAGCGCGAGCGGGGCGGGGCCTACAAGTCCCTCGCCGACTTCTGCTCCCGGCTGGGGAACAGGGTCTGCAACCGCAAGGCGATGGAAAGTCTGATCAAGTCGGGGGCCTTCGACCGCTTCGGCGAGCGCAGGCAACTCGCCGAGAGCCTGGAGGACGCGCTGACCTGGGCACAGGGGGCCGCCGCGATGGCAAGCAGCGGCATGGACGCCCTCTTCGGCATGAGCGAGACGGCGCCCGAGCCGAGGCTCCGAACGGGCGTGGAGCCCTACACCGACCTCCAGCGCCTCGCCGTCGAGAAGGAATCCCTCGGCCTCTACATCTCCGGGCACCCGCTGGAGCAGCACGAGGGCCTGCGCGAAGCCGCCAGTTGCCGCATCTCCGACCTCGACGCCTGGTTCACCACCCAGAACGTCGCGCCGGGCAAGCGGGTCAAGGCCGTGCTCGCGGGCATGATCGAGAGTGTGGTCAAGAAGCCCACCAAGTCGGGCGGCATGATGGCCCGCTTCATCCTCGCCGACGAGTCGGGGCAGACGGAACTCGTGGCCTTCTCGCGTGCCTACGACCGCATCCAGGAGAAGCTGATCAACGACACGCCCGCCCTCGTCATCGTCGAACTGGAGTCCGAGGACGGCGGCCTGCGCGCCATCGCCGAGGAGGTCGTCACCGTCGAGCAACTGGCCGAGGTGCCCAAGGTCATGTACGTGACCATTAACCTGGAGACCGCCAGCCCCGACGCGGTGGGCGAGTTCCAGAGCGTGCTGGACGAACACGCGGGGACGATGCCCACCTACCTGCGCCTGGAGACGCCCGAGCAGTTCGTCCTGTACCAGCTCGACCACAACATGGGCAGCCCCGAGGCCATCCGCGTGCTGAACGACACCTTCCCCTGGGCCAGCGCCTATCTCGCCTACGACCAGGGCACCATCCTCAGCCGCTTCGCGCCCAAGCCGCCCGCGTGGGCGAATAAGCAGGGGGGACGGGGAATGCAGGCGTGA
- the rpoZ gene encoding DNA-directed RNA polymerase subunit omega: protein MAEKDIDKLLSLTDSKYRLSVVTAKRALQLRSGAPSVLPVEQRVRTRNLVTQAMRELATGKLTVGTELMDEGRFHQDYVRQKQAQLQAQLNAERERERD, encoded by the coding sequence ATGGCCGAGAAGGACATCGACAAGTTGCTCTCCCTGACCGACAGCAAGTACCGCCTGTCGGTCGTCACCGCGAAGCGGGCGCTGCAACTGCGCTCGGGGGCGCCCAGCGTCCTGCCCGTCGAGCAGCGCGTCCGCACCCGCAACCTCGTCACCCAGGCGATGCGCGAGCTGGCGACCGGCAAGCTCACCGTGGGCACCGAACTCATGGACGAGGGCCGCTTCCACCAGGATTACGTGCGCCAGAAGCAGGCGCAGCTCCAGGCCCAGCTCAACGCCGAGCGCGAACGCGAACGCGACTGA
- a CDS encoding type II toxin-antitoxin system death-on-curing family toxin produces MTVYLSPEQVVALHDRALERYGGSPGLRDAGALSSALAQPAMEAFGVELYPSLVEKAAAYLFFLARNHAFVDGNKRTAVTCTNTFLLVNGARLTASNDQLFDLVLETARGDLPDARAVAGRLAPFVQLG; encoded by the coding sequence GTGACGGTTTACCTCTCGCCTGAACAGGTGGTGGCGCTGCATGACCGGGCTTTGGAGCGGTACGGGGGGTCTCCAGGCTTGCGCGATGCGGGCGCCCTCTCTTCGGCTCTCGCTCAACCCGCTATGGAGGCATTTGGGGTGGAACTCTACCCGTCTTTGGTGGAAAAGGCCGCCGCTTACCTGTTCTTCCTCGCTCGCAACCATGCCTTCGTGGACGGTAATAAGCGCACAGCAGTAACCTGCACCAATACGTTTCTTCTCGTGAATGGCGCGCGATTGACCGCCTCTAACGACCAGCTCTTCGACCTCGTTCTGGAGACGGCGCGGGGCGATCTGCCGGACGCCCGTGCGGTAGCGGGACGGCTCGCGCCCTTTGTGCAACTGGGCTAA
- a CDS encoding cation:proton antiporter, translating into MLTAFAVLLCVTAVLAYLNERFLHFPTTVGVTLAGAVASIGLIALDALGVPGLRGWAAGVLETLNFTEFVLNGILSLLLFAGALSLDAGQMLRQRVSILTLATLSTLLSTFLIGFAAYFVFALVGLDVPLMWALLFGALISPTDPVAVLDLLKRARVPARIETLIAGESLFNDGVGVVIFLVLAGLAGIGEHHTATGLADALALFGREALGGMLFGALLGGLGYVMLRTIEQHAVEVLLTLALVVGGYVAAAALGLSGPLAMVVAGLVISATKDIAFGQETREHIEGFWETVDQVLNILLFAFIGLDVLLTETTGPQILASVLLIGVALAARWISVALPFALVRAREGYGAYTVRLLTWGGLRGGIAISLALGLPESPYRTPLVTATYAVVLFTIAVQGLTIMPLVQRASAAVRE; encoded by the coding sequence ATGCTGACCGCCTTTGCCGTCCTGCTGTGCGTGACCGCCGTGCTGGCGTACCTCAACGAGCGCTTCCTGCACTTTCCCACGACCGTCGGCGTGACGCTGGCCGGGGCGGTGGCGAGCATCGGGTTGATCGCGCTCGACGCCCTCGGGGTGCCGGGCCTGCGCGGGTGGGCGGCGGGCGTGCTGGAGACGCTCAACTTCACGGAATTCGTTCTCAACGGCATCCTGAGCCTGCTGCTCTTCGCGGGGGCGCTCAGCCTGGACGCGGGGCAGATGCTGCGCCAAAGGGTCAGCATCCTCACCCTGGCGACCCTCAGCACCCTGCTGAGCACCTTTCTCATCGGCTTCGCGGCCTATTTCGTGTTCGCGCTCGTGGGGCTGGACGTGCCGCTGATGTGGGCGCTGCTGTTCGGGGCGCTCATCAGCCCGACCGACCCGGTCGCCGTGCTCGACCTGCTGAAAAGGGCGCGGGTGCCCGCCCGGATCGAGACGCTGATCGCGGGCGAGAGCCTCTTTAACGACGGGGTGGGTGTGGTGATCTTCCTGGTCCTCGCGGGGCTGGCGGGGATCGGCGAGCACCATACGGCCACGGGCCTGGCGGATGCCCTGGCCCTGTTCGGGCGGGAGGCGCTGGGGGGGATGCTCTTCGGCGCGCTGCTGGGTGGGCTGGGGTACGTGATGCTGCGGACCATCGAGCAGCACGCGGTCGAGGTACTGCTCACGCTCGCGCTCGTGGTGGGCGGGTACGTGGCGGCGGCGGCGCTGGGGCTCAGCGGGCCGCTGGCGATGGTCGTCGCCGGGCTGGTGATCTCCGCGACCAAGGACATCGCCTTCGGACAGGAGACCCGCGAACACATCGAGGGCTTCTGGGAGACGGTCGATCAGGTGCTGAACATCCTGCTCTTCGCCTTCATCGGCCTGGATGTCCTGCTGACCGAAACCACCGGGCCGCAGATCCTCGCCAGCGTCCTTCTGATCGGGGTGGCGCTCGCCGCCCGCTGGATCAGCGTCGCGCTGCCCTTCGCGCTCGTGCGGGCGCGGGAGGGGTACGGCGCCTACACCGTGCGGCTGCTGACCTGGGGAGGCCTGCGCGGCGGTATTGCGATCAGCCTGGCGTTGGGGCTGCCGGAGAGTCCCTACCGCACCCCCCTGGTCACGGCGACCTACGCCGTCGTGCTGTTCACCATCGCGGTGCAGGGCCTCACGATCATGCCGCTCGTGCAGCGGGCGAGCGCGGCCGTTCGGGAGTAG